The Cryptococcus neoformans var. neoformans B-3501A chromosome 4, whole genome shotgun sequence genome has a window encoding:
- a CDS encoding hypothetical protein (Match to EST gb|CF190958.1|CF190958; HMMPfam hit to Polysacc_deac_1, Polysaccharide deacetylase, score: 107.5, E(): 3.2e-29): protein MYGHLSLSTLSLLAVVAAAPFHESWLQPRDSDVSQLFRRGAPDPKASDYLSYYPSPGSTPNVSTIPQAWLDKLATVQLPNVSVATANDGRPTYPNNENDGDSEICSFTDQCYVEDDLYSPPGEKVWALSFDDGPTDVSPALYDYLAQNNISSSATHFMIGGNIITSPQSVLIAIEAGGHLAVHTWSHPYMTTLTNEQVVAELGWTMQALSDLNGGRIPLYWRPPYGDVDNRVRAIAKGVFGLVTVLWDSDTNDWAISDQPDQYSVASVEAYFDTLVTGNRTQGLLLLEHELDNNTVEVFETEYPKAVANGWSVKNVADAFSMKWYLNSGKGNDDVVTTMSVAGTLTTAKPTHTSTSVASATATSSASVTDSAGVSIASAASSQESSSWPIANRPSLFVIACGLALAAIMV from the exons ATGTACGGTCATTTATCTCTCTCCACACTTTCCTTGCTTGCAGTGGTGGCCGCTGCTCCATTCCACGAGTCATGGCTTCAGCCTAGAGACTCCGACGTCTCACAACTGTTCAGACGAGGTGCTCCCGATCCCAAGGCCAGTG ATTACTTGAGTTACTATCCAAGCCCTGGGTCCACTCCGAACGTCAGCACCATTCCTCAAGCTTGGTTGGATAAACTGGCCACTGTGCAGTTGCCAAATGTCTCGGTAGCTACAGCTAATGACGGTCGTCCTACTTACCCTAATAATGAGAACGATGGAGATTCAGAAATTTGTTCTTTCACCGATCAATGTTACGTAGAGGACGATCTGTACTCTCCCCCCGGTGAAAAGGTCTGGGCC CTCTCCTTCGACGATGGACCAACAGACGTCAGTCCTGCTCTCTACGACTATCTGGCTCAGAACAACATATCTTCCTCTGCGACTCATTTCATGATCGGCGGTAATATTATTACTTC CCCACAGTCAGTTCTCATTGCCATTGAAGCTGGAGGTCACCTCGCTGTCCACACTTGGTCCCATCCTTATA TGACAACTCTCACCAACGAGCAAGTCGTTGCAGAACTCGGCTGGACCATGCAAGCCCTTAGCGATCTCAATGGTGGCCGAATTCCCTTGTACTGGCGTCCACCTTATGGTGACGTTGACAACCGTGTTCGAGCTATTGCGAAGGGAGTATTTGGCTTGGTGACTGTCCTTTGGGATTCGG ACACCAATGACTGGGCTATTTCCGACCAGCCAGACCAATACTCTGTTGCAAGCGTTGAGGCTTATTTCGACACTTTGGTCACTGGCAATCGAACCCAAGGTCTTTTGCTCTTAGAACATGAGTTGGATAACAACACTGTCGAAGTCTTCGAGACGGAGTACCCCAAGGCAGTGGCTAATGGATGGTCTGTCAAGAATGTGGCAGATGCTTTCAGCATGAAGTGGTACCTGAACTCTGGCAAGGGCAACGACGACGTTGTCACAACTATGTCTGTTGCCGGGACTCTGACCACGGCCAAACCAACTCATACATCCACCTCTGTCGCTTCCGCGACTGCAACCTCCAGTGCTTCTGTCACGGACTCGGCTGGTGTGTCAATCGCCTCTGCTGCCAGCTCCCAAGAGTCTTCTTCGTGGCCCATTGCCAACAGGCCTtctctcttcgtcatcgCGTGCGGCCTTGCCCTTGCTGCTATTATGGTCTGA
- a CDS encoding hypothetical protein (HMMPfam hit to LRR, Leucine Rich Repeat, score: 114.7, E(): 2.1e-31) → MDQQQASPSISSDVQQSANQHVPSQAKPRARLGPTEVVQLPASDSEPDDEDGNNQETDAGGDGSPDFLKDYPEDTEDLQLLHLRLKTPLLVPLNFPRFGNHLKRLCLRQNELTSPLPSGAFANLTELEELDFYDNRLGPHVRDEELAGCPNISTLDLSFNNIRHAPSLPSLQHVNTLYLVQNKISRLEKGELDWCQDTMKSLELGGNRIRVIENLDKLIHLQELWLGKNKIRVLENLSTFSSLRILSLQSNRITKLENLEGLVNLEELYLSHNGLQKIEGLHHNLTTLDVGNNFIKEIENLSHLSNLEEFWASNNQIGSLHALESELRPLTNLCTIYLEGNPCQKEDMGNYRRKIMLALPQVKQIDATYVKA, encoded by the exons ATGGACCAGCAGCAAGCATCGCCGAGTATCTCATCAGACGTCCAGCAATCGGCGAACCAGCATGTGCCTTCCCAGGCCAAGCCTCGGGCAAGGTTAGGCCCCACCGAGGTAGTCCAACTTCCGGCGTCAGACTCAGAGCCCGACGATGAGGACGGGAACAATCAGGAGACAGATGCAGGGGGAGACGGGAGTCCCGACTTCTTAAAAGATTATCCAGAAGATACAGAG GATCTTCAACTCTTGCATCTCCGCTTGAAAACACCTCTACTCGTACCTCTCAACTTTCCGAGGTTTGGGAACCATTTGAAAAGGCTATGTCTGCGTCAAAACGAGCTTACTTCACCCCTGCCATCAGGCGCTTTTGCCAACTTGACAGAGTTAGAAGAGCTGGATTTCTATGATAATAGACTCGGACCTCACGTGAGGGATGAGGAGTTGGCTGGATGCCCCAATATTAG TACACTGGATCTCAGCTTTAATAACATTCGGCACGCACCCTCCCTCCCCAGCCTGCAACATGTGAATACGTTGTATCTGGTTCAAAACAAAATATCTAGGTTAGAAAAAGGCGAGCTCGATTGGTGTCAAGACACAATGAAAAGCTTAGAGCTAGGGGGTAACAGGATTAGGGTCATCGAGAATCTCGACAAATTGATACATCTGCAGGAACTGTGGCTGGGGAAGAATAAGATCCGTGTGCTTGAG AATCTGTCCacattctcttctttacGCATTCTTTCTTTGCAATCAAATCGCATCACCAAATTGGAGAATTTAGAGGGACTGGTCAATCTTGAAGAATTGTATCTATCCCATAACGGCTTGCAAAAGATTGAGGGTTTACATCATAAT TTGACTACACTGGATGTCGGTAACAATTTCATAAAAGAGATTGAAAATCTGTCGCATCTATCAAATCTGGAAGAGTTTTGG GCAAGTAATAATCAAATCGGCAGTCTCCATGCACTGGAATCTGAACTTCGTCCCCTAACTAACCTCTGCACTATTTACCTTGAAGGAAACCCATGccagaaggaagatatGGGCAACTATAGGCGAAAGATCATGTTGGCCTTACCCCAAGTCAAACAAATTGATGCGAC GTATGTGAAAGCTTGA
- a CDS encoding hypothetical protein (Match to ESTs gb|CF194476.1|CF194476, gb|CF184375.1|CF184375), whose protein sequence is MSVAVPPPILLATRPTIMSKPSAPRIQSRPSPSSTSSLSTRPVAAKSTQSPLNSAISSGSTPKVAVKSVATNIPTSARPSPAPRANSSSSTSTAVAATPIMGKDTSSSAGKIFAKPSKEWVLPERAKPGRKVSNDEPDNKRQSQNRLSQRAHRARRTDYIQTLEERLRQYEADEIHSNVRLQEVARALKADNERLKAEVNELKNKCMEYNGEKDVWEMERRTLKEAVRDMRIEIEALRAGSGMETIVRMDIDQSTIDSLVPGPSIPRRQSAHRLSPRSASRPGNVTLQDCPICPNPDPDCPCQRPHARQEQYPPEHLTLAPSAAEDHAAACGLCHSTDECLCRAVDEDVKPDISSPSHDLKTLDDDRCGLCTGGDFCACREAAAAASVRTSVTSDTKTTVATTTAVSGIVTASSSSAALPLRLRTKGNGSAKASIWSLNAAPAVSREAICTGDPSNCDACRDDSFGREFCQHLFEAAESSSSVKPCSSCPGNCMNVKAGLSPSPGITQASSSSSNQIRTPPTPPVNQPSAVEDDTPLAPLQMVCCGNAELCGGSRGGGCTDDIIGIGGPSGALQASMSFPSVPEVDEDDNATLRPDQAWKQLKAHPNAKFASLALLADVVARRTKCLGPRVEMSPTPASPAPTASVPMSVPVIAHSASSRPRQPMLGSPDIPNTQQKRRNIEVETSAVRDALKLLDKATPAPSPEPDRELKRRRIERIL, encoded by the exons ATGTCCGTTGCTGTCCCCCCACCAATCCTCCTCGCCACTAGACCGACTATCATGTCCAAGCCTTCCGCACCACGTATTCAGTCTCGCCCATCCCCATCGTCCACTTCATCCTTGTCAACGCGCCCCGTGGCAGCCAAGTCGACCCAATCACCTCTCAACTCTGCCATCAGCTCCGGTTCTACACCGAAGGTCGCAGTCAAATCTGTTGCAACCAACATCCCTACTTCAGCACGTCCATCACCTGCTCCGCGtgccaactcttcttcctcaacctccacaGCCGTAGCAGCCACCCCTATCATGGGCAAGGATACGTCATCCTCTGCTGGGAAAATTTTTGCAAAGCCAAGCAAGGAGTGGGTGCTCCCAGAAAGGGCAAAACCAGGTCGAAAAGTCAGCAACGATGAGCCAGACAAC AAACGCCAGTCGCAAAATCGGCTTTCTCAGCGGGCGCACCGCGCGCGTCGGACCGACTACATCCAAACCCTCGAAGAACGTCTACGCCAATACGAGGCCGACGAAATCCATTCTAACGTTCGTCTTCAAGAAGTGGCACGAGCTCTCAAGGCAGACAATGAGAGGCTCAAGGCTGAAGTCAATGAATTGAAGAATAAGTGCATGGAGTATAacggggagaaggatgtcTGGGAGATGGAACGCAGGACATTGAAGGAGGCTGTGCGAGACATGCGCATCGAAATTGAGGCTCTCAGAGCTGGAAGTGGAATGGAAACCATTGTGAGAATGGATATTGACCAGTCAACAATAGATAGCCTTGTCCCTGGCCCAAGCATACCTCGACGTCAAAGCGCACATCGATTATCCCCCAGGAGTGCCAGTCGACCTGGAAACGTGACTCTTCAAGATTGCCCTATTTGCCCAAATCCTGATCCAGACTGTCCTTGCCAACGACCCCATGCTCGTCAGGAGCAGTACCCACCAGAGCATCTTACACTCGCCCCATCTGCGGCCGAGGACCATGCGGCCGCATGCGGATTATGTCATTCGACCGATGAATGTCTCTGCCGAGCTGTTGACGAGGACGTCAAGCCAGACATCTCTTCGCCCAGTCATGACCTTAAAACGCTAGACGATGACAGATGTGGCCTGTGCACTGGTGGCGATTTTTGTGCCTGTCGagaggcggcggcggcggcgagTGTGAGAACATCTGTCACATCAGATACTAAGACAACAGTGGCAACGACCACTGCCGTTTCAGGGATTGTCACTgcatcgtcttcctcagccGCCCTGCCACTTAGGCTTCGTACGAAGGGCAATGGATCAGCTAAGGCTTCCATATGGTCTCTCAATGCGGCTCCTGCAGTTTCGCGAGAGGCAATATGTACTGGTGACCCTTCCAATTGCGATGCATGTCGCGACGATTCATTCG GCCGTGAATTTTGTCAACATTTGTTCGAAGCTGCCGAATCGTCTTCCTCCGTAAAGCCCTGTTCATCATGCCCAGGAAATTGCATGAACGTCAAGGCTGGCCTTTCACCATCTCCGGGTATTACCCAAgcatcttcgtcgtcctcaAACCAAATTCGTACACCGCCAACCCCGCCCGTTAATCAACCTTCagcggtggaggatgacaCACCGCTTGCACCTCTTCAGATGGTTTGCTGTGGTAATGCCGAATTGTGTGGCGGTTCTCGAGGAGGGGGATGTACTGACGATATCATTGGTATCGGTGGACCCTCTGGGGCTTTACAAGCTTCAAtgtctttcccttccgTACCCGAGGTAGACGAAGATGACAATGCCACCCTCAGGCCAGATCAAGCCTGGAAGCAACTCAAG GCACATCCTAATGCGAAGTTTGCCTCACTTGCCCTTCTAGCAGATGTTGTCGCTCGCAGAACAAAGTGCCTTGGGCCGCGCGTGGAAATGAGCCCAACGCCAGCTAGTCCTGCGCCGACCGCCAGTGTCCCTATGTCAGTTCCTGTCATTGCCCATTCGGCGTCTTCGCGCCCGCGTCAGCCGATGTTAGGCTCGCCAGATATCCCTAATACTCAGCAAAAACGGAGGAATATTGAGGTAGAAACGTCGGCAGTACGAGATGCTCTCAAGTTACTGGACAAGGCAACGCccgctccttctccagaGCCTGACAGAGAATTGAAGAGACGGAGAATTGAGCGAATCCTGTGA
- a CDS encoding hypothetical protein (HMMPfam hit to SET, SET domain, score: 154.6, E(): 2.2e-43), producing the protein MAPHEKGVNPSESPSGSLKKAPPSGPKALRGFASPSAFRNAGIGNGLLQHRGEDERISFAFPRKGKESLDRNGERPAPMSLESRLGPPVSRFNRPVGGDSLERGNGKGGWDNRDERTSASSSSIHRINKEKIRPRSDFIESSANLYSEDDRNRDRGRYHERDRSRGTNGDRGGGEGHSHREPGRGKEHQNGQGRDRSLYRDHSRERESSRDERDRYSEEYKHQRSKARFSPSPSPERSRLKSSLGRHRSPVSVSSSSSSSARSPPPVQNREPLRYNGSQSKNGEKELSNGLLENSISRSGVSIAVPRKLETKQLVRPSPPHVNLKSTIQDNPSPPTGKYPPSPPSLDILSKPSCNREPLPDQRPPTPPLPENSSPTSPSLESSRFDQNQHLLPDELPLPPLSISFPQKPVSSSSLSRLSSLSAALSRPNPLDKDGTSMPPSFHFREISNRHQRLSPPNNAENQLPETSIIPPPPSETVPEPPWIRPPYIPPPCTKHRPGIGNFFITNLREKVEDKSGKEEKRVDGMEGGKVVQVTDPRLSMTEEQRGRGRGSSKQRAAFYELTYEWDLYSVTPKPPSPPTAVLITGLGPLTTVDQITKFLRPHGRIKEIDSKVDRKTDMQLGICWVKFEGPPLGRPGTAHDVASMAVKVCDGKKISMGGERIRVVLDGRGKRAEQAVKEEMERRYPPKKPSALPSDMKVTPLSGTAMATTSRPPNAPNASTPLIDKQTFDTSAKAPIIRPGVLKPLGQKMYHRPSAPPLVFNNHRFRDESFLNRPFNAGAGMISQQQMGYKILPGKPVQQLASSFTSAPFVRHPRERREDSWTNERGRRLKGESSTRHWRARSLSRSSYSSYSSYSSYSEESEEERPRHPTKVPYPQRKRLATGPSKEDEYKMEDVREAIRENGHPCVFIDAKSLPAAREYESYLRDHFKAFRPTEIIHSHLGWYILFADDTTAYRVQRVLDTTAVQGHRLSLVVHTSSGPRAQTDASEPVTGGVGESKKGNWRYLTITKKSRPMPAVKKSGKSATIRRKVYSPSVSGSDDDDEQVPVMAQNRKRAPSYASSTSPLSEDDRPFARSVQREERDIDKEGKFSLIGKKADVVSVKAAKGPKSKTIRVDSDEVEENQGVPLASIGEVTKAEGKQDDSTVVKLETLLSESISELTKGKKRPTKAKGGKATKKVRLDQEADDAATKIQIDEDIVPQPPKKKKVVKTEVDKLLASGVLMDEEDAYWLGRVLAAQEDGLEPIWSDGEEDLVDEGHPLFHKSGAWRAEGWKKVAQVQKSRYLPQRNRAVVNSEDVGGITTGRTARLAGRDQHRQTAAVAANNTVESDLFAFNQLRIRKKQLRFARSAIEGYGLYAMETIHAGEMVCEYVGDLVRATVADVREQRYLKQGIGSSYLFRIDNDIVCDATFKGSVSRLINHSCDPSANAKIIKVNGQSKIVIYAERTLYPGEEILYDYKFPLESDPALRVPCLCGAATCRGWLN; encoded by the exons ATGGCACCTCATGAGAAAGGTGTCAATCCATCAGAGTCGCCCTCCGGCAGCCTCAAAAAGGCGCCACCTAGTGGCCCCAAAGCCCTCCGCGGCTTTGCGTCTCCTTCCGCGTTCCGCAACGCTGGTATCGGCAATGGCTTACTGCAACACCgtggcgaagatgagagaatCTCTTTCGCGTTTCccaggaagggaaaggaaagccTCGACAGAAACGGAGAGCGGCCGGCACCAATGAGTTTGGAGAGCAGATTGGGTCCCCCTGTCAGTCGCTTCAACCGCCCTGTAGGTGGCGACAGCTTGGAGAGAGGTAATGGAAAGGGGGGCTGGGATAATAGGGATGAAAGAACTAGCGCAAGTTCTTCCTCAATTCACAGAATAAATAAGGAGAAAATTCGCCCTCGGTCTGATTTCATCGAGTCTAGTGCGAACCTTTATTCTGAAGATGATCGCAATCGTGATCGAGGCAGATATCATGAGCGCGACAGGTCTAGAGGAACAAACGGAGATAGGGGGGGGGGAGAAGGTCACAGTCATAGGGAACCTGGAAGGGGGAAAGAGCATCAGAATGGGCAAGGGAGAGATAGGAGCCTTTACAGAGACCATtcaagagagagagagagctCGCGTGACGAGCGCGACAGGTACAGCGAAGAGTACAAACATCAGCGTAGCAAGGCCAGATTTTCCCCAAGTCCAAGTCCTGAACGTAGTAGACTTAAGTCATCTTTAGGCAGGCACCGGTCACCAGTTTCGGtctcatcgtcctcctcgtcctccgcCCGCTCGCCTCCACCCGTGCAGAATCGAGAACCTTTAAGATATAATGGCTCTCAATCTAAAAATGGGGAGAAAGAGCTTTCAAATGGATTGCTTGAGAACTCAATTTCCCGATCCGGGGTCAGTATCGCTGTGCCGAGAAAGCTGGAAACTAAGCAATTAGTTCGCCCTTCGCCCCCTCATGTCAATCTCAAGTCTACCATACAGGATaatccatctccaccaacTGGCAAATATCCCCCTTCACCGCCTTCTTTAGATATACTTTCGAAACCATCCTGCAATCGTGAACCTCTTCCGGATCAGCGTCCACCCACCCCGCCACTACCGGAAAATTCATCGCCCacatctccatcccttgAATCGTCAAGGTTTGATCAAAATCAACACCTCTTACCTGATGAGTTACCTCTACCGCCCCTCTCTATATCATTTCCCCAGAAACCAgtctcatcatcatcattgtctcgtctctcttctctatcCGCCGCTCTGTCACGACCTAACCCTCTCGACAAAGACGGTACTTCGATGCCGCCGTCTTTCCATTTCAGAGAAATATCTAATCGTCACCAGAgactttctcctccaaatAATGCCGAAAATCAATTACCGGAAACGTCCATTATaccacctccaccatctgAGACTGTACCAGAACCACCGTGGATTCGTCCCCCATACATCCCCCCTCCTTGCACCAAGCATCGTCCGGGAATAGGCAACTTTTTTATCACCAATCTTAGAGAAAAAGTGGAAGATAAAtcagggaaagaagagaagagggttgatgggatggaaggcGGAAAAGTTGTGCAGGTGACAGATCCGAGACTGTCAATGACGGAGGAACAGCgagggaggggaagagggagctCAAAGCAAAGAGCGGCGTTTTACGAGTTGACTTACGAG TGGGATTTGTATTCCGTTACTCCCAAacctccttcaccaccGACGGCTGTCTTGATCACAGGCCTTGGTCCTCTGACTACGGTTGACCAGATTACCAAATTTTTGCGACCCCATGGCCGCATCAAAGAGATTGACTCTAAAGTTGACCGGAAAACAGACATGCAGCTTGGAATATGTTGGGTCAAGTTCGAGGGACCCCCTTTGGGTCGTCCTGGTACCGCGCACGATGTAGCAAGTATGGCCGTCAAGGTGTGTGATGGAAAAAAGATAAGCATGGGAGGCGAGCGAATCAGAGTGGTGTTGGACGGCagggggaagagagcaGAACAGGcggtgaaagaagagatggaaaggaggTATCCTCCTAAGAAGCCTTCTGCGTTGCCAAGCGACATGAAGGTGACACCCCTGTCCGGGACAGCAATGGCTACGACGTCCAGACCTCCAAATGCTCCAAATGCAAGCACTCCTTTGATCGATAAGCAGACATTTGATACGTCTGCCAAAGCTCCGATTATTAGACCTGGCGTACTGAAGCCTTTAGGACAGAAGATGTATCATCGCCCATCAGCTCCTCCCCTCGTCTTCAACAATCACCGATTCCGCGATGAATCATTCCTTAATAGACCATTCAATGCCGGTGCAGGAATGATATCGCAGCAGCAAATGGGATATAAGATACTACCAGGGAAACCAGTGCAACAGTTGGCGTCTAGCTTCACAAGCGCGCCATTCGTCAGACATCCAcgggaaaggagagaagacagTTGGACCAATGAACGCGGCAGGCGATTGAAAGGAGAATCATCTACCCGCCATTGGCGCGCGAGATCGCTGTCACGATCTTCTTATTCTTCCTACTCTTCATACTCTTCCTATTCTGAAgagagtgaggaagagcgaCCCCGGCATCCCACGAAAGTACCATATCCTCAGAGGAAACGCCTTGCCACAGGACCGAGCAAAGAGGACGAGTATaaaatggaagatgttAGGGAAGCAATCAGGGAGAATGGTCACCCATGCGTATTTATTGACGCTAAGTCTCTACCCGCTGCAAGAGAGTATGAAAGTTATTTGAGGGATCACTTCAAGGCCTTCAGGCCGACAGAG ATTATTCATAGCCATTTGGGCTGGTACATTCTTTTTGCCGACGATACCACTGCATATAGGGTCCAGCGCGTATTGGACACCACAGCGGTACAAGGTCATCGCTTGTCGCTTGTTGTCCATACATCTTCCGGACCTCGTGCGCAAACAGACGCCTCAGAACCTGTGACCGGTGGTGTAGGGGAAAGCAAAAAGGGCAACTGGCGATATTTGACAATCACGAAAAAGTCTCGACCAATGCCTGCTGTGAAGAAGTCGGGAAAGTCTGCGACCATCAGGAGGAAGGTATACTCACCTTCAGTATCTGGTagcgacgacgatgatgagcaagTGCCTGTTATGGCTCAGAACAGGAAACGGGCTCCATCATATGCAAGCTCGACCTCGCCACTTTCAGAAGATGACAGGCCGTTTGCCCGTTCGGTCCaaagggaggaaagagatatCGACAAGGAAGGCAAGTTTTCTCTTATTGGAAAAAAGGCAGATGTAGTATCAGTTAAGGCGGCCAAAGGTCCAAAGAGTAAAACGATCAGAGTGGACTCCGAcgaagtggaagaaaatCAAGGAGTCCCATTGGCCAGCATTGGGGAAGTCACAAAGGCGGAAGGAAAGCAGGATGATAGTACGGTCGTCAAGCTCGAGACATTACTTTCTGAGAGTATCTCTGAGCTTaccaaaggcaaaaagagACCTACCAAAGcgaagggagggaaggcTACAAAGAAAGTACGCCTTGACCAAGAAGCCGACGATGCGGCTACGAAAATCCAAATCGACGAAGATATTGTACCTCAACCAcccaagaaaaagaaagtcGTTAAAACTGAGGTCGATAAACTTTTGGCTTCCGGTGTACTtatggatgaagaagatgcgtACTGGCTTGGTCGAGTATTAGCCGCCCAGGAAGATGGCCTCGAGCCGATTTGGTCggatggcgaagaagacttgGTCGATGAAGGCCACCCTCTCTTTCACAAGTCAGGGGCTTGGCGAGCTGAAGGGTGGAAGAAAGTTGCCCAAGTGCAAAAGTCAAGATATCTTCCGCAGCGCAACCGAGCTGTCGTCAACTCCGAGGATGTCGGAGGGATCACTACAGGCAGGACGGCTCGTCTTGCTGGCCGTGATCAGCACCGACAAACAGCAGCAGTTGCTGCTAATAATACCGTCGAAAGCGATCTGTTTGCATTCAATCAATTGCGTATCAGAAAGAAGCAGCTTAGATTCGCGAGGTCAGCAATTGAAGGATATGGGCTGTATGCGATGGAGACGATCCATGCCGGGGAAATGGTTTGCGAATACGTGGGTGATTTAGTGCGGGCCACCGTGGCGGATGTGCGGGAGCAGCGATATCTAAAACAGGGGATTGGATCATCGTATCTCTTCAGAATTGACAACGATATCGTTTGTGACGCCACCTTCAAAGGATCAGTAAG CCGGCTTATCAACCATTCATGCGATCCGTCGGCCAACGCCAAAATCATTAAAGTCAATGGACAATCGAAA ATCGTTATATACGCTGAGCGAACCCTTTATCCcggagaagag ATTCTGTATGATTACAAATTTCCGCTGGAATCTGATCCAGCACTCCGAGTGCCTTGCCTTTGTGGCGCCGCGACTTGCCGAGGCTGGCTCAACTGA
- a CDS encoding hypothetical protein (HMMPfam hit to LRR, Leucine Rich Repeat, score: 46.2, E(): 9.1e-11), with product MDQQQASPSISSDVQQSANQHVPSQAKPRARLGPTEVVQLPASDSEPDDEDGNNQETDAGGDGSPDFLKDYPEDTEDLQLLHLRLKTPLLVPLNFPRFGNHLKRLCLRQNELTSPLPSGAFANLTELEELDFYDNRLGPHVRDEELAGCPNISTLDLSFNNIRHAPSLPSLQHVNTLYLVQNKISRLEKGLGSSRISTN from the exons ATGGACCAGCAGCAAGCATCGCCGAGTATCTCATCAGACGTCCAGCAATCGGCGAACCAGCATGTGCCTTCCCAGGCCAAGCCTCGGGCAAGGTTAGGCCCCACCGAGGTAGTCCAACTTCCGGCGTCAGACTCAGAGCCCGACGATGAGGACGGGAACAATCAGGAGACAGATGCAGGGGGAGACGGGAGTCCCGACTTCTTAAAAGATTATCCAGAAGATACAGAG GATCTTCAACTCTTGCATCTCCGCTTGAAAACACCTCTACTCGTACCTCTCAACTTTCCGAGGTTTGGGAACCATTTGAAAAGGCTATGTCTGCGTCAAAACGAGCTTACTTCACCCCTGCCATCAGGCGCTTTTGCCAACTTGACAGAGTTAGAAGAGCTGGATTTCTATGATAATAGACTCGGACCTCACGTGAGGGATGAGGAGTTGGCTGGATGCCCCAATATTAG TACACTGGATCTCAGCTTTAATAACATTCGGCACGCACCCTCCCTCCCCAGCCTGCAACATGTGAATACGTTGTATCTGGTTCAAAACAAAATATCTAGGTTAGAAAAAG GATTAGGGTCATCGAGAATCTCGACAAATTGA